AGGCAGTCAGTATATGGGGGGCCAGGAGTCACAGGTTACTAGAAAAAATCCCAAATATAGATTCCTGCAGTAGAGAGAGGATTCAGAATGTCATAGTACTGGCAACATTATCATAGCATTAATAACATGAGAAATATTGCAGTGTCTCTTCTTTGTGATACTTTTAAAATAGCTTTTGATGAATGAAGCACTAATTATGCTCATGTATGTTCACAGAGATGTACTAAtctggtttgtgtgtgttgtgggctTGCAGAAGGGTGATGATGCTGGTGAGGGATGCAGCAAGTGGGCCTGCGAAGCATCTGAGGAGCCTGAAGACCCCCGAACTGAGCGCAGTCTGGAGGAGAGCCGCAAACTCATTCTGCAGTGGGCCGACGAACTCAACAGCGTCGACGTGGTGAGATGCTGGACCAACGTGTCTAGTACACATTTGCTATGCACTTGCCAAATTGAGAGATATGTACACAGCAGTCTGACTAATCTAACCCAGATGCTATGTGTTCTTGCACTTGTCTAAAAAGAGTAAATGGAGACAGGAGAAGTTTGAGCATGGAGAGGCTGATGAGCAGCAGAAGAAGGATCAGAgtgagctgctgcaggacaggGTCATGGAGTGGGCCAGAGAGCTGCAGAGTGTGTCAGAGGTGAGCGGTCAGCGGCCTGCACACAGATTTTGCCCAGATTGAATATCTTACTATAATATTCACTGAATACTGATTTAGAACTAGAGAAGTTCTAGTTACTCATACACTGAAACAGTGATGTGAGTAATTTACACAATTCAAAGGAGTAGCCCTACatctcttacacacacaaatatacagtcAGGCACAAAACGTTGAACGATCCCTCGATCCCATGACATATTTcattttgtgagttcagactATGTTTTCAACATGGTAGTAGTATGAGGGtagactgattgagggaggggggagaactctgagatGTGGAGTTCTGCATAGCTTCTACCTGTAGCTATAAGGCCAAACCCCCCTCATAGCTGAAGTAGGACTGATGAACCAGGAGGAGATGGAAGAAAGGGTTTTAGGGTTTTCAATCACTTTTGTGTGTAGAGTATATGTCCTTAAAACGCCTCTTTTATATATGCCCAGTCCAGACTGATAAATGCGCTCCTCTACATTGCTTTGGGCAGGTCTCTGAAAGATCAGAGTCAGTCTACTATTTCTGAGCTGAGTGGCCTTCATTATGAAGCAGGACTTCttatgcatgtttgtgtttatcttAGAGCTGTGGAGTGCTAGGAGACGAGCTGGCGCAGACGCTTCGTCTCCTCGGCCTGAGAAAGAAGAGGCTGGTGACTCTGATGCCCCTGCTGGAGTTCATCACCTGGTCTTTACTGAAGGAAGACAGCAAGGTCAGATACCTCTACTCTGCTTCATTACAAACATTGATTTCTCTTCAGGCTTCTGGAGTTAGTTGTGGTCTAAAACGATCAGGGATGTTTATATGCGAACACAAAGCTGCCCCAGATCAATGAACAAAACCTTAGCAGCCATTTAAGCAATAGATattttgtcactgtccaaaaaatctcaatttttatttccataaataataattagcattttttctatatttctagATCTACATCGCTTAAAcactgttgtcctttacattgtgtgaaaatgaaaaaatgagcCATGATGACTGAGGAAAGGAAATTAATTCAAAATGACTTGAGATGAAATCTCTTCACATTATCTTACATTACAGTCAAGAATGTTTATTGCCTTCACCTGTTCCAAAATGTATAGATCACTTGCTGGAAGTGGGTTTTTACATATATAAGAAATATCAATgttatattatgattaataacaTCTTTATTGGAGAAATTATAATGTGATTTCAATACATTAACTGTTATTTTCAAAAACTGCTATATTCAAAATTGTTACAGATGGACATTTATATTCAGCTGCTACTAAGATAAATGTCTTCTTGGTAGTCTATCATGCTGCAACTTTAATCGTGTATGTACTATGTACTAATCAAACATCACATTAATCTCATTATGATTCTGATCAGGCTTACACAAGGTTCAAGTAATGTTTCAGCACGTACTCTGGCAATTATCAAGCCCAATAAAACAGCTTTGTGTTTTATGAGACATGCAAAATGAGGTTATGGGAGCTAAGGCTAGGTTGATGAACCTGATTACAGTAAAGGCTGTTCAAAGTACAGTGCAAGACCTCGGAAGTTCAATTTCAGATTGAAAGGTATCAAGCTGATTAAACCCACATCTAGCAATGTTTTTTGGATCAGTAGATATCTTGCAGAATTTTTTCATGAACATATAGTTTTGCTAATTAAATGTATGTCTGTATTGACTCTCCTGGCTTTTATAATATAATCCTTGAGCATATGATAAGATACAGGGTCGAGATGCAATAAAGCAAGGTGTATGGAACAGAATAGATAACGTGGCACATTATGCGTGAAAGTAGGCAATCTAAAGCCACTTTGACCCCAACATAAATGAGATGCATATCACAGTGTAGGTAACGTCAATGTATGTGAGATATAGGACACAGATATGTGGCGAGTAGCAACCTAGACTTTATAGAGATATTAAAAAGCCACCATATTGCTACAACAAACATGTAGATTctctgacagaaaaaaaaccctaaaaactAAAAGAATATTCTAGTCAGTCCTTGAAAAATGGCAAATGTCTGCAGAGACCAACAAGCTAACTATGTGGTGAAAATGAACAGTTTCACATAaactttctgtttctttaatTAATGCAGGATATGGTCTCTCAGCTGTGGCTTTCTGCTAAGCAGCGCTCCTGGAAAGCAGGTGAGAAATAGGAAGATCATCACAGTTATGATTCTTTAATGTGCATGTAGATATAAAGGCAATGAATTAAGGTGATTAAGATATTACATTACTTCATCTATGTAAGAAATTACCTAATATTTCTAGTTTAATTACAAACTTTGCTGTCACAGCTACTTATTGTAGTCTTTCCACTGTGCTTTGTTTCTGAAACAGGCACACAGCGATACATCCCCAACTCAGGTACGTTTCCATAAATAACTGAAAGCTTTTTTATTGACgctgtcgaaacaaaaccttatatctccatttctgatgtttttctttttttaacataattaatataaatataaattaatctAAATGAATAAACAGGCAGTGCTTCCCATTGTGTGAGCATTTCATGAGTATTTCATGggggacagtcatgggctggaggttagggaatcagccctgtgaccagaaggttgccggttcaatccccttggctgacagtccatgactggagtgcccttgagcaaggcacctaacccccaattgctccccgggcactgtggatagggctgctcactgcccctagtgtgtgtgttcactagcatgcatgtatgtgggtgtttcactgcacagatgggttaaatgcagaggtctaatcctacagtgacaaatggctgtaaattcaattcaatgatGAATGAACTGATCGAAATGGTGCAAAATTGCTCTGAATTAAATCTTTCCACATtaacttttaaataaaacattaaaatctaagatttttttcttctgtaaataTGAGGTTTCATTCAGACAGCGACAATATGTTTCaatatgtttaataataattgacatGAAAAAAGCATTTTGATTCAAACAGATTTTCATCTGTTGTGAGTACATTTGAGCCTTCATTAATATCTtatgtttcatttctttctaGTATGGAAATGGGTCACCAGTGCAGCAGGTAAGTTTATTAATTCTGATATAaaatagcttttatttcttatgattatcaaaataaaacactacaacaacaacaaaaacaacaacaaaactttatatctcagtttttttaaacatgtatttaatttaaaaacactaGCTGCCGCTTACATTGAGTGAACACGTCAATGAATAGACACTATACCGTATAACTGATATGATctaaaaatcactttaaaatcatttataaGTTAAGGATATTTTTTCCTGCTCCTGAGAAGTTACTATTTttgagatacaatgttttgttctgacagcaacaataagcAATATTACACAGTCCACAATTATATTATCTAACACCAAACATTAACCTACACCTCGCTCTTCTCTGTAACACAGTTGACATTACTCTTGACCCCATAACCAACCACAAATGGCTGCAGCTCTCTGAAGACCAGAAGAAGGTCCAGGAAAGCCTGCAGGAGACTGACCTGCCATTCAGCCCTCAGCGCTTTGATGGCTGGCCGTGTGTCCTGGGCTGGGAGGGATACATGGGTGGGCGCCACTACTGGGAGGTAGATATAGCAAACAATGGCTACTGGAGAGTGGGGGTCACCACTGCATCTGCCAAGAGGCAAGGACGCATTCCCATGAAGCCCTCCAAAGGCTACTGGACCCTGTGGAGGAGCACTCGGCATTTCTATGCCTGCACTGAACCAGAGATCCCCCTGCCGCTCACGCTAGTGCCCAAGAAGCTGGGGATTTACCTCGACTATGATGAGGGCCAGATTTCCTTCTACAACGTAGAGAATAAATCTCACATCTACACCTTCACCGGCCACTTCCGTGAAAAGCTGTACCCTCTTTTCGCCCCTCTGGATGGAAGGACTGTCATGACTGTATCAACTCCTGAAGATGCTAGTAGTTTGAAAAGGTGTAAACCAGTTTAAGAGCAGGTTAAGTTTACCAAGTTTCACAAATTTGCTCTAGAGAACAGAACGTGTAGAGCATGCTATGTATAAGCTGTGCCATTCAAAGTAGTAGCACCATtagttaatatatttaatatatatgtaaaaaaaaaagtatttgcctaaTATTAAAGAGGTGTATAAACATTTAGGAATTAGAATATCGTTACTGTCATATTAAAACTTGGTAATCTCATGATGAACCACAAAGAATGGGCCAACATTACTTTCAATGATATCTCAACAAGTTAATATATGATCCTCACTACCAGAGGGGCAGGTATGAGGACCTTTAGGAGCTTTTTCAAAAAGTAAGTTACTTCAGTGGCCAGACTGAACGCAGGCATCATACTACCCCTACCCGAAAGTGCCTGGTATCATAGAATAATCATATCTTTCCCCTGCCCTCTTTGTGGGCAGGACCCACAGCGATCAGTCCCTTCCTCCATTTCCTTTCAGTAAAAATCATTAGCTGAAGCTTAAATGAGTGTAAACAAAAGTTCACTATTATCATtctatcttttttctttatttgtttactaTGTATAGAGCTTTCCTTCAGTTATGTTCACCTTTTCACCTCTTAGTCTTTCAGTCTTTCGTGTACCCTTCCATTCAAATACAAGACCAACTTGTTTATATGTTGACATGTTAATCTAACTATACAAACATCATCTAATTATTTCTTTATATGTCTACAGAATAACCCTAGACAAATACCATAAAAAGCTAATGTGTGtactgtgttttctgtttctctgtagttGTCCTTTTATTACTCTGATTGTTACCTGGCTGCACTTTATTTTAGAATGCGTGTCAAAGTGTGAACTCAAATGATTACACTAGTGTGTACATCTATGTCAAAAACATTACTGTTCACTTTAATGGGCATTGCTGTACTTGATATGAGCAGAGTACAGCAAAGAGTACTTACAGTAAGAGAAGGAGCATCACTACCTCTTGTTTATTTGGAAATTAAGTAAGATTTGGTCATctttatatgaatatatgtttatatataaaatgctaatatatatttctgtgaTTGCGATTGATTAATAGCAATGTCAGAATAAAGTATGTATGTATCCATTTGACTCTGACTGAATTTAATACACCTCTTTCAACACAGTCCCCTCTAATATGCAACTTTTTATGTGAAACATAGaggtaattttttttgtatcttCA
This portion of the Pygocentrus nattereri isolate fPygNat1 chromosome 13, fPygNat1.pri, whole genome shotgun sequence genome encodes:
- the si:dkey-219e21.2 gene encoding E3 ubiquitin-protein ligase TRIM39: MKGILKNKTLKMNPLTNVEVQSHSIGAVRWTLPEESVQAHSSAPSGQFKSSITTSTCSQQRQRQQTLKDLRSLQECVQFLNHWKLQVAQVCKKGDDAGEGCSKWACEASEEPEDPRTERSLEESRKLILQWADELNSVDVSKWRQEKFEHGEADEQQKKDQSELLQDRVMEWARELQSVSESCGVLGDELAQTLRLLGLRKKRLVTLMPLLEFITWSLLKEDSKDMVSQLWLSAKQRSWKAGTQRYIPNSVWKWVTSAAVDITLDPITNHKWLQLSEDQKKVQESLQETDLPFSPQRFDGWPCVLGWEGYMGGRHYWEVDIANNGYWRVGVTTASAKRQGRIPMKPSKGYWTLWRSTRHFYACTEPEIPLPLTLVPKKLGIYLDYDEGQISFYNVENKSHIYTFTGHFREKLYPLFAPLDGRTVMTVSTPEDASSLKRCKPV